Proteins co-encoded in one Capsicum annuum cultivar UCD-10X-F1 chromosome 9, UCD10Xv1.1, whole genome shotgun sequence genomic window:
- the LOC107854012 gene encoding putative late blight resistance protein homolog R1B-14, producing MAEGFLKLENDLAGEAEKCLQELVDRCLVLVSKRSLDETKIRSCKVHDPVHDLCLRELTQSQDVFVLNDILPYEMCSDEAQSSNPVPLEYCRLSRHEIWPFKQRTGYWLGHYRVLLNPGYHHHLIRGQTTDDSNNLLKRTRSIFSMFSFYLDFPLESQLFHFGSLRILDLTGVTFGTFPTEILYLVWLRYLSMSGYFHVPPTICNLFNLQTFIAKSEWTPTFPQQIWGLLELRHLVTDSIDLKNPSSLLVNEERSFVFSNIHTISGMYPRCFTEEVMSGIVNVKKLGIYGNEEDYVCFQESRFFYNLFHLHQLETLSLKLHGYLNQNKNSPLTIPSAKVFPATLKKLKLINTGLSWGDLNIIGELRNLEVLKL from the coding sequence ATGGCTGAGGGGTTCCTGAAGTTGGAAAATGATTTGGCAGGAGAGGCTGAGAAGTGTTTGCAAGAGCTTGTCGATAGATGTCTAGTTCTTGTCAGCAAGAGAAGTCTTGATGAAACAAAAATTAGATCATGTAAGGTTCATGATCCAGTACATGACCTGTGCTTGAGAGAATTAACTCAAAGCCAAGATGTTTTTGTCTTGAATGACATTCTGCCTTATGAGATGTGCTCAGATGAAGCTCAAAGCTCAAATCCTGTTCCTCTAGAATATTGTCGTCTTAGTAGGCATGAAATTTGGCCCTTTAAACAACGGACTGGTTATTGGCTGGGTCATTATAGGGTCCTTCTTAACCctggatatcatcatcatttgatAAGGGGGCAGACAACTGATGACAGCAACAATCTCTTGAAACGAACTCGTTCCATTTTCTCTATGTTTTCCTTCTATCTAGATTTTCCTCTCGAATCACAGCTTTTTCATTTCGGTTCACTCAGAATCTTGGATTTGACTGGTGTAACTTTTGGTACTTTCCCTACAGAGATACTATACCTCGTTTGGTTGAGGTACCTTTCAATGTCGGGGTATTTTCACGTACCTCCAACTATTTGTAATTTATTCAATCTGCAAACATTCATAGCTAAATCGGAATGGACTCCAACTTTTCCACAACAAATTTGGGGATTACTAGAATTAAGGCATCTAGTAACCGACTCTATTGATTTGAAAAATCCCTCAAGTTTACTTGTCAATGAAGAGAGGTCCTTCGTCTTTTCGAACATACATACTATTTCTGGAATGTATCCACGTTGTTTCACAGAAGAGGTTATGTCAGGGATTGTGAATGTTAAAAAGTTAGGAATATATGGCAATGAAGAGGATTATGTATGTTTTCAAGAATCTAGATTTTTCTACAATCTCTTCCATCTTCATCAACTTGAAACATTGAGTTTAAAACTCCATGGTTATTTGAACCAGAACAAGAATTCACCATTGACCATTCCAAGTGCAAAAGTTTTTCCAGCTACACTCAAGAAGTTAAAGTTGATCAATACTGGTCTAAGTTGGGGGGACTTGAACATCATAGGTGAATTGCGTAACCTGGAGGTGCTGAAGCTGTAA